In a genomic window of Pseudomonas mohnii:
- a CDS encoding DUF1127 domain-containing protein, with protein sequence MKGQHEYPAVEKHSIHLVSDLLHKFSRWYELHKEREMLASLSDEALKDIGMSRADVEFESVQPFWKDPMHK encoded by the coding sequence ATGAAAGGTCAACATGAATACCCAGCGGTAGAAAAACACTCGATCCACCTGGTATCCGATCTGCTGCACAAATTCAGTCGCTGGTACGAACTGCACAAGGAGCGCGAAATGCTGGCGAGTCTGAGCGATGAAGCGCTGAAAGATATCGGCATGAGTCGTGCGGATGTCGAATTCGAGTCGGTCCAGCCATTCTGGAAAGACCCGATGCATAAATGA
- a CDS encoding LysR substrate-binding domain-containing protein, with translation MSAYPSIDTEVLRTFVAIADQGGFTRAGELVNRTQSAVSMQMKRLEEDVLQRQLFQRDGRQVRLTAEGQVLLGYARRILKLHSEVFNTLREPHMVGTVRIGTPDDYVMRFLPGILRRFAQSYPLIQIEVHCESSKQLLMRQDLDLSIVTREPGSEIGQLLRKERLVWAEAQCYSAHEQTPLPLAMFNSDCFCRLWACNALDVMGRDYRVAYNSDSLSAIMAVVSAGLAVTAQLESLITADMRILGEAEDLPSLPEASIMLVRNLHNPSPITECLAEHIVEGFKP, from the coding sequence ATGTCCGCCTACCCGAGCATCGACACCGAAGTGCTGCGCACCTTCGTCGCCATCGCCGACCAGGGCGGCTTTACCCGCGCCGGAGAGTTGGTCAACCGCACCCAGTCGGCCGTGAGCATGCAGATGAAGCGGCTGGAAGAAGACGTTTTGCAGCGCCAGCTGTTCCAGCGCGACGGCCGGCAGGTTCGGCTGACGGCGGAAGGCCAGGTATTGCTCGGTTATGCCCGGCGCATCCTCAAGCTGCACAGCGAAGTCTTCAACACCTTGCGCGAACCGCACATGGTCGGCACGGTACGGATCGGTACTCCGGACGATTACGTGATGCGTTTTCTGCCGGGGATACTGCGCCGGTTTGCCCAGTCCTATCCGCTGATCCAGATCGAAGTGCACTGCGAGTCGTCCAAACAATTGCTGATGCGCCAGGACCTCGACCTGTCCATCGTGACTCGCGAACCGGGCAGCGAGATCGGTCAGCTACTGCGCAAGGAACGCTTGGTCTGGGCCGAGGCGCAATGCTACAGCGCCCACGAGCAGACGCCGCTGCCACTGGCGATGTTCAACAGTGATTGCTTCTGCCGCCTGTGGGCCTGTAACGCCCTCGATGTCATGGGCCGCGATTATCGCGTGGCGTACAACAGCGACAGCCTGTCGGCGATCATGGCAGTGGTCAGCGCCGGTCTGGCCGTGACCGCGCAACTGGAAAGCCTGATCACCGCAGACATGCGCATCCTCGGTGAGGCCGAAGACCTGCCGAGCCTGCCCGAGGCCAGCATCATGCTGGTGCGCAACCTGCACAACCCGTCCCCGATTACCGAATGCCTCGCCGAGCACATCGTCGAAGGCTTCAAACCTTAA
- a CDS encoding sulfite exporter TauE/SafE family protein, with amino-acid sequence MIEFLMYLVFGAALGTLGGIFGIGGGLIAIPLLGVLCGLDQQIAQGTALVMVVPNVMLALWRYHQRNRIELRHALPLASMGFCFAWIGSIWAVGVDAQTMRIGFVAFLVALSAYNLVRMFTASAPASAQMNYSWPWLGVLGAASGTMGGLFGVGGAVVATPVLTSLFGTTQVVAQGLSLALALPSTGVTLVTYAVHHQVHWMIGVPLALGGLMSISWGVRIAHAMPERLLRGLFCGFLVCCAVMLAFKV; translated from the coding sequence GGGAACCCTTGGCGGGATTTTCGGCATCGGCGGAGGTTTGATTGCCATTCCCTTGCTGGGTGTGTTGTGCGGTCTCGATCAGCAGATTGCCCAAGGGACGGCGTTGGTCATGGTTGTGCCCAATGTCATGTTGGCACTGTGGCGTTATCACCAACGCAACCGCATCGAGTTGCGCCACGCGTTGCCATTGGCTTCGATGGGGTTCTGTTTCGCCTGGATCGGTTCGATTTGGGCCGTGGGCGTTGATGCGCAAACCATGCGGATTGGCTTTGTCGCGTTTCTGGTCGCCCTGTCGGCCTACAACCTGGTGCGCATGTTCACTGCCAGCGCGCCGGCCTCGGCGCAGATGAACTATTCGTGGCCGTGGCTGGGTGTGCTCGGTGCGGCGTCCGGAACCATGGGCGGATTGTTTGGTGTAGGCGGGGCGGTCGTGGCTACGCCGGTATTGACCAGTCTGTTCGGTACTACGCAAGTGGTGGCGCAGGGCTTGTCGCTGGCGCTGGCATTGCCAAGCACCGGCGTCACGCTGGTCACCTATGCCGTACACCATCAGGTGCACTGGATGATTGGCGTGCCACTGGCGCTCGGTGGCCTGATGAGCATCAGTTGGGGTGTGAGGATCGCCCATGCCATGCCCGAGCGGTTGCTGCGCGGATTGTTCTGCGGCTTCCTGGTGTGCTGCGCGGTGATGCTCGCCTTTAAGGTTTGA